From Gossypium raimondii isolate GPD5lz chromosome 11, ASM2569854v1, whole genome shotgun sequence:
GAAATAaagattgaataaattgaatggaCGATGCTCTATCTTCAGGCACGATTTAGGTTCCGATTTTGAATTGATCCTTGACAACAAATCTTCTCCTCCAATTAGTAAGTCGATTATAGTGATCGAGAACGCCTTAGGCCACCAACCTTTTCAAGTGTAAATTAACTGCGAGAACACCCGACAACTAACCCTTACCAAATGAACAACTTTGAAATACACATCCACAATTTAGCTCTTCAGTAGCCTTGTGAACTATAAGGGCCCAACTCAAATCAACAGCCTCAACTGTGCAATTCTTTTAAACTCGATCGTTATTTCCCTCGACGAATCCAATCACTCACTCAATTGGTTACGTCAATTTGTTCTTTGGTAGATCGATTACGGCAATTATGAATAGTATCAGTTCTTCTAATTGTACATCGCATAACACTAAATCAACATACCTTATTTGACTTGATGCTATTACGAATTTGTAAGATAAGTGAACTTATCTCCTAAATTAGAGAAATAATGAATACCgaaataaaagattttgaatACGATTTCGAATCTCACACTTTAAACTCCGAATCAAAAATCAACCTAAAACTAGGTAAAACTAAGtactcataaaataaattaagaacaagaaaaattagttaaaaagaaagaaatttaaaggcaaaaaaactttattgaacaaaaataaaaaaaggggacAAAAGTTGGTGGTTGTGCGCCTATGTGCTCAGAGCAAGCTTATATGCCTGTACTTGCTAtctttaagataattttattcttaatagaaataataataaaataattctaaagtCGAAGAATTTTGTCTGCGAATTCAAACTCTCGTTGTAACgactcaaattttaataatgtaaaaaaaatattattttagaattctattttgtaaatagtctgtaaatataaaaagaatatttatggggttaatatgaaattataataaaagtgattaagtaatttagtcaaaaagtagttgattaaattttagagactaaattataaaaatctaattactattaaactttaattaagaaaaagtttATGGACTTAAATAACAATTATCTAAAGGTctgaaatgattatttaaccATTAGTTAGCATCTTTCGGTGGATGATGATTTCTATTCAGTTAAGTTTatgatcaaaatatataaattaatgtttaattaagattaattaatttaaggtaaactacacccatggtcacttttgtttaccttaggttacgctttagtcacttatgtttgaaatgttacgttttagtcatttacgttatcatgttgtaacattttagtcttGAGCTATTAATAaatcgttaatggtgtaacagTAAGTGATGTgtcacgttaaatcatcatttcaaacaaaattttaggttaaattatacaattgatccccatattttttcgttttaagtaatttaattttttcttttatgttctttaaactttcctctcttttttcattctctttgtttctccctctgttttcatacctttcccatttcttttaacatattaggaagtcgaattgacaatgaaaaaagaagtaggaagtcgactgtcatcatttgcctataaccaaaacccataaacccataccatgcttcttttttcactaccaattcgacttcttggtatgttaaaagaaataaagaaggtagaaaaatagagggagaagtagaagagaatggaaaaaaaagaaaaagaaagaaagaaagttaaaagaacataaaaaaaattaaattgctcaaaacgaaaaattatggggaccaattgtataatttaacctaaaatttttgtttgaaatgatgatttaacgtgccacgtcagcttaccattacaccattaacgacaattaatagctcagtgactaaaatgttacaacacgataacgtaagtgactaaaatgtaacatttcaaacataagtgactgaaatgtaacctaaggtaaacaaaagtgacgtGTAGTTTAcctattaatttataattgaagtataaaagttaaaatagtgGAAGATGGAAACATTTTATCATCTCTCTGTTTCTATTGCCGTCCTCTGTTGaagtagaaaagaagaaaaaaacattcaaattttcgGCTATCAATTTATGTAAgtcatttaagtcatttttctttaatttttatagatttataattATGGGAACATGATTTAATTagttcatatattaatttatttggttaTTGAATTTTTAGCAAGTTATCATTAataagaaattgatgaattatacttgaaattgataaatattaagcTTTGATGATATAAAGGATTAGCTTATTTGTACTTGACAGTTACGAATCGATCAAGCTTGGACAAGTGATTCAGCAACAGCTGCTTCGGGTAGCTAGCACGGTCAACTATTGAACATTACTAAGCTTTGAGTGAAGATTTTTACTGCTAAAAGCATGGCCGACGTGCGATTCATATCCAGCAGTATAGTCCAGGCAGCAAATCACAGTGCATCGAGTGAGAGGATTGAGCTAACTCCATGGGATCTTAGGTTCCTTCAGATCGGGCATATTCAAAAGGGACTTCTTTTTCCCAAGCCTAAAGCACCTCTGCAGGAGAATGACACTGAAAACACCCTCATCCATCACTTGAAAACCTCTCTCTCGCACACTCTACGCTACTTTCCACCCCTTGCAGGTCGACTGGCAACCACCCAACATGAAGATGACaccatttccttttttattgACTGCAACAACGCTGGAGCTTCGTTTACGCATGCAGTAGCTGATGGAGTCACCATTTCTGACATCATTAAACCTGTTTATGTTCCTACTATCATTCACTCCTTTTTCCCACTGAACGGGCTCGCAAACTTTGAGGGTACTAGGAACCCGGTACTTGGAATACAAGTAACAGATCTTGCAGATGGTATATTCATTGGTTGCACCATCAATCATGTTGTGGTGGATGGGACATCATTCTGGCATTTCTTGAATTCATGGTCAGAAATTTCCAAGGGTTCGATTCACTTATCCAAGCCCCCTGTTTTTCAACGCTGGTTTCCTGATGATACAGATATCCCCATTCGCATTCCTCGATCTGCAGTCAAACTTAAACAAAGCAACGAAGAGTTGGAGTCCATTCTACCTGGTTTAAAGGAACGAGTTTTCCATTTCTCGAAAGAGAACATTGCAAAACTCAAGGCAAAAGCTAACACTGAGATGGGCACCAACATCTCTTCTCTGCAAGCTCTGTTGTCTCATATTTGGCGATCAGTTATCCGCAATAAAAGATTTGATCCTAATGAAGAGACCACTTACCGTGTTGTAGTCGGTGTTAGACCAAGATTGCCGGAACTGCCTGATAATTATTTCGGCAATGCAATATTGGGCGTGCTTGTAACTATGAAAGCAAAGGAACTATTAGAACAAGGAACCGGAAATGCGGCCTGGACAATGAACAGAAAAATCGCTACAGTGACCGAAGAAAGTTCCAAAATGTTCTTCGAGTCTTGGACAGCAAGCCCAAAATTTGTAACTATGATCACTTTCAAAAGCAATGGTCTGACCACAAGCAGTTCCCCTCGATTCAATATGTATGGTAATGATTTTGGATGGGGAAAGCCGATTGCAGTAAGATCCGGGTCAGGAAACAAATTTGAGGGAAAGACTACACTGTTTTGTGGAGCAGAAGAAGGAAGTATTGACATTGAAGTGTGCCTTTTTCCGGAGACGATGGAGGCTTTGGCAATTGATGAAGAGATCATGGATGCCGTAACTTTGTAAGACTAAATTGATGGCAGTTGGTTGAATATTGTTCTTTATTCGATTCCAGTGAAATTGGGTGGGACATGAATTTAACATTATGGTCGGTTGAAGTGAATGGAATATGGCCGTAAtagataattaataatttaattgtttgtttGGTTCAATAGGATATAATGGAGTTGTAATAGTGTTATTGTGTTTAGTTGAATGGAATACATGCCGTAATAGTATAAGGAAAAATGCTTAAATAAGCAAAGTAcccttaacaaaaaaattttatgtagctgattattgttattgtttttcaattttaataagattaataaaaataataataaataatttaatcatattttaatatatttattattaaatacaatttgataaaataatatataatttaataacattcttaatttaattgtttggttCAATGGAATGGAACGTGAGCCTAATTAAACCGAACTATAACATGGAtcccaataaaataaaaatagaatgatTAAGACCGCAacccaaatatataaaaatatttttattttttaatataattatgatcatcattttaatttaatttttattttaattttcttttgtggTATCCAATGTATTAAAAGTCTAATTCTTTCATACTCTATTTTgcaaaaatacaatatatatatatatatatatatatatatatatatataaactaagaAGTTAGCTTAGCCCAAAATACTTATAATATATGCACACATacataaatttagaaaaataaggaTTATAAACCtcctattatatatatttacatatgcATTCATAACTTTACACTATAAATGCAGCGTAGCATTGCATATAGCAATTGTATAAATACGGAGTAGTTGTTGCCTTCCTTTCCCTTGCTTTGCTGCTCTGGTCTGCTCAGTTCAACATGTACTTGTAATATATACACGTATATGAATGTAGAAAAAATGTAATTCTAAACATCCCTTCTTGTCCGCCAAATAGTAGTCACCCATCGTCAAGAAGACATGTTCTCCTTGAGTCACTTCCATTGCACCCTGATTTTCAATGCATTCAACTTTACCTGCAATTCCACAAaaccaaacaataaaataatatcttgTTATACCTTATGTACTCATAGAAAACTTGACACGTATTTTCCAATGAAACCAATGATATCGCGAACCCACAGCTAGTTCAAGGACCCTGCAATTTTCGCGATCCACAGCCTGGTGAACTTTAGACTTTCACATCATCAATCTTAAAACACATAGCTAAATTTGTCCCCCACCATAAAAAGATCACGCAAACAACTCACGTAGGTTGCTCTCTTCACTCACCCTCCCTTCACAGAATCTCTGAATTCTCTCCAGAAAAGCATAATTTCCTCCCAAACTTCAGACTCCTTCCCTTCACTCtaccttcatcttcttcctctatTCACCTCACtggttaacatattttaatccatCTAAATTTCTCCAATTATGCAGCCACTTCTTCATAACCAAAACAACCTGCTCATTTCCATGTTCAAACTCCAACTTCAAACAATAGTAGTCTCTTGACCGAAGATAAACTTGTAGGCTTTGAGCAAATTCCGAGCAAGTTATAATTAGGATAATAAAATGTCCAGATAACTCCAACCAGAAAACTTTTGGAACAAATAACATTGATCAATAAGCCACTGATAAGGTATATATACTGAAAAGTATtagaataattacaaaaaagataaagaatACCTTTCATTCTTCTTGAGGAAAACTACAATAGTGAATGCTTTCCTCTGCTCCATCACAAACTTTCCACGTGTTTTGATGAATCTCAGTGAAAAATGGTGTAAAGGGGCCATAACCTTACATGAAGTTAGAAGCACCTAAAACTGTAGTGCACATTTCTAAGCATGTAAATAAGATGTGACTTTTGCTGAACATATGATAGCAGGTTAGAAGTAATGATTTGCCactacaaaaatgaaaaaatagtaCATACATTATAAAGAGTAGAGAGAGCCATACGACAGTCTTCTTCTACAATACGACCTTTTAGTCTCTTATAGTTGAatctcacatatatatatatatatatatatataagcatgcCCTGAAAGAATCTCACTCAGGACTCAAGGAAAGACAGGAGGGAAACTATATTATATGCTGCTTCATTTCTACAATTGAAAGTTCATTCTAGAAGTTATGAGAAAGACAGGGGTAAAGGATATGGACTAACAGTTGCTAACTTATTAGCTCTGTCTAGCCTGAACCTTAACTTCATATTGTTCATTACTATGTTCTTTTGGGTTAGAGACATTACCATGCTTACCATCAAATACATGGTACTCTAAAGACATCAAGAAAATGTGttccataaaataaataaaccaggAGATATATTCATAGCCTAACTCCCATATCATTGGCATTATTTGTAGTTAAAGTTTGCCATTTATGCGAGAGATTTATCATTGTGTTTAGCTGTCATTCGGCTACTCAACTATGACATGCAGAAGATACTTTCAATTCAACATCCTCTTCCCACCAAGTAGAATTCTGCAATAATTTATGATTTGGTTTGTTGGTTAGCTGATTAATTTTCACGATGCTTAATATTTACcatgtaatatatgtatatatatatatatgtatataaatcaaatttctCATCTTGTTTCCCTAAGTTCCATGTATCTACATTACGATGCCAAATTATGTGTACTTTTGAATAATCCAATGCAGAATGCCCTCCTAATTTCTAAGAATACCAAGTTGAAGTGTTATCATATGGCCAAAACATGTAAAATCGGAAGGAATAAATTAGGATACACAAGTCAAGCAACATGAATTCCTTGTTGTAATGCCAACACAACCAAAACAGtagaaaatagaatcatatctactccaataaataaatataaaaacctacaaaattgaaaattggaaGGTCAAAACTCGAAAGAACATGCAAAAAATTCTACTCAAATAAGGACTtgaaaaaaaagcataaaaataaataaataaataaatcagcATTGTATCCTTCAATAATACACATGGCCATGAGAAAATAGAGAATAAATAGTTGAGGGAACAtctaaacaacataaaaaaacaagTGTGAGGGAACATCTAAACAGGACACTTCACTTAAGATAACTAAAAAATGTGCAAATAGTATGATATCAGTACATACCTCGCTTGTAACTCATGAATTCCTTCATATAACCGATCTGCATGACTTCTAAATTGTAGTATAAGGTCAAAAAGGACAAACAGTGACTTGTAAAGTGTTTGAGATCTTTCACCTAGGAGTGATTTTTCTACAATTGAGTAGAGGTACTTCTCATATGCTCCAAGTAGATCATCAAGATCTTTTGCTACTTCTATTTCATTGTAAATTTCCTTAGTTATGCCTTAAAGTGCCAAAACCCCAAAAATTGAAACTTCCCGTTGTTATTATACACGGTTCCCAAAATCTACAAACcctggacacatgcccgtgtgcagCTTCTAGAATGCTCCAATGTTCTGATTTCCATCCGTTTTTCACTCCTATTGCTCCCAAGTGCTCTATTaagcatcaaaacatgaatataaaagattaagagtatataattcataattaataccacataatcacaaaaaaaatacactaagaatgaggctaaaatatgttactattgacacttatcaaatatcctcATTCCTAAGcatttgcttgtcctcaagcaaagtCCTCAACTCACATTCGAATTAAGTTTCCTTCACCCTTTATTTTCATTGATCATGTCTTAGAAGTTTAAACTAAAATGACACCAAATagcataaataatttaaccaaaaaattttaattcataaaacaTAGGAGTCTCCCTTACCTTAATAATTACTTGAAATTCAAACTCAACAAGGTTTAACATACTCACTAAGATTCACTCAAAACACTCAAATTGTTTAAGAGCTGATTAATATGCACTCAATAGTCAAACAAGAAATGTTATTACCATAAGCTTGTTTAGGagtcaaatctccaccactacaAATATGAGATGACACAAAGATCAAGAGGTCTTTACAagggttgtaatggggctcaTGTTAAGGGTATACAAGGTGATTACAGTCGAGAGTTGAATTGATGAGATTTCATACCAAAAGAATAAGATGCTGAattacaaagaaattaaaagggataataaataaatgattgaaGTGAGTTAGCTAATTTAATATCGCAACTCCTAAACAGCATGATGACCTACGTTCACGGCTAATTTTACAAAGGTTTGTTGATTTAAGATCACAACCTACTCATCTTTAAGTTAGCTGGTTTAAGATCGCAACTCTTAAACAACTTGATGAGCTACGTTCATAGTTGATTTTACAAAGGTTAGTTGATTTAAGATCGTAACAATCTATATTTGTAGCTAGTATTATAAAAACCTAGTTAAATCCAAAGGTACAACTTGGGTTTTCGAATGTATAAGCTTAAGGCCACAACATGTGATTGTTTACTAGTTTGCTAATATACATTCGCACTACTAATGTACAACGACTCCAATTTATGACCTAATCGCGATGATTTCAAAGCTACGAATAATTTACTCTAAGTTAGTTATATTAATAGTTTTGATTACTTAGTATGCTTatggttattttttatatcgAAATACACTAAAACGGGGTGAATTGgtgttttaaaagttttttaggAAATGGAAAAAATCAAACGACTCAAGAAATTATAGTGGTTCAGCCTCAATTACCTACATCCACTACCTTAACTTTCCTCAACTAAGGATTTCTCAAATCCACTAGATTTGAACCTTtaaggacaaggtttaaccttacaaatcCCTAACTTTTCAAAGGTAGGACAAAACCACTTTTAAGGTTTTCTACCCAAAACCTTAAGTAACACCTcacaaatgagagaaaaataatgatgaataaGATGATACCTCTAAAAGGTAGATAATCAACAATAAAGCACTCTCACACAAAgttacatgtaacaccccaaacccggcctagacgttatggttgaatctggcatgtcacattgaagtgtctttcgaaaatTGGACTTGTTGGTAAAAAATACGTttctaagttaaaaaaaaccccattactattatttaacaaatcatctagtcaAAATGTTTGCCTTGTTATCTACTATTGTTATAATAGATTGATCTAAAATCGCTgagcttttgaaaactctaatgtttaaatttcttgtctttgaaaacaataattattttgtaaattcgTCTTCTACTAAattagcagtttaaaataagtaagcaaaagcccaaaaaatttaaacaaacataaattgtcttattacataaacaaaacccaacgcaaactttaaatttaaataaaagaaagtataGAATAGCTGCAATTGTGTGGCCACCTCAGAGTCCCCCGCAGCATCGACCCGCCTACaactagggattacctgtacagttaaacagagggatgagtttatgaaaactcagtaTGTAATCCCCTAATAATCAAACAGTCAATTAAACAATAGATAAATATAGTTTGGGCCTGAACCCGTTACAATAACAGTCCAGttcagtgtgggcctaagccatTTCCCGTAACAGTAaacgattgggcttgagcccatcacaatgctagtaatcagtagggccttTAACCAATTTCAATAATAGTATCagtggggccttggcccatGACATTAATAGATATCAGTCATGCTGTGAacagtatgtaatatcattaatcgatgcaataacagtacaaaatcattaatcagtgcaaatatgcagttagaaatcctacccaatctagcctctacacaccactccgtcCCGCCAAACACACTGTGTGGGCataaaattgacccacccagccagacacactaagattagcaccggttgcggcactaaacagtattgcagcaaagctgccagtaaaataaatggcatatagccatcagtaggtccacagtcgtcttgagcgacctgtgcaaccttatcagtacggtacacttcctccaaatataacaacccatccccatgtAATAtttcgtgacataatatcatacgtatatgcaaaatgtcatgctcaatcgtagtcatacatatcataaagcaaattagtcatacataacataaggccataacagtcatttcgtCTCATATGgatataacagtcattttatcctatgagggtatttcggtcattctacttgtgggggtatttcgatcattttaccctataggggtatttcgatcattctaccctatgggggtatttcggtcataacagtgtaaatggtcctaaggcccattactcggcccagGTGGgcccacacgatcgtgtggcccGTTTAGCCTATTGAATTTACCACAAATTGTGGATTTCATCTGTATGGGGACTACAAGCCCATTGAGCTCACATGGCCCATTTTGACCCAACGTGGCCAATTACGGCCTAATCCCATGAAAATGCACATGGAGGCCTTTACAGTCAAACGCCCATGATTCGCAGGTTTGGCTTTCCACACGAGTGATCATACACTCGTGTGGTCTCAACGTCGTATTTCAACTTTTCGACTTTTtccgttctacagttacagtgggtTGCTTATACACCTGATGCTATTTGCAGATTCCCTTCGTGCCGTATTTCAGCTTTTCGACTTTTTCCtttctacagttacagtggggtgCTTACACACCTGATGCTATTTGCAGATTTCCTTCGTTTGGAACACTCTTATTccgaaaatcaatgatcattaCACCCTTGGTTCCCAAGTAATGTGCCAATAATCCTCGACCACCACCaattaggaatggaagcaatgcaggttggagaaagcgatGATAACCTTGAAAACCTTGCCGATCTCCCATCGaaaacaaggaacaaatgagatggatataatctctccacaacaacaacctccccaaatcccaatattctctcttcaaatctctccaaatatccctcctcaaatctctttatgaccaattcaaactccatttagcagtatttcaatccaactctaccatCCACACAAATTAgacagcaaaataaatactcccttttttTATGGgccaccactcgaaccttagaccccatgtacactccacacaccccttaccactagaccaacaactcctttgtatcatattttaaccacaagaatttaagaacctactatctagatccaaagattttattcacttaaaataaaaattttgcataaaccaaggcttgaacccctgacttctcaaacacttctaaatcacttaaccactaaagcagacattcatttatgtcacttccttgcacaactaaatatttatttgctGTCTCCTAACtattcccttgttcaaaacctatttcttctaggcccaaaattcggggtgttacattacaacacttgaaagaatataaaaaacttaacccacaagtgtgtacaagaaatatttaataaaagattgagaAGGATTGGAAAATTGAGTTCTTGGGAGTTAGGAAATTGTTTCTTGTCTTTTTTTGACTTCAATGGGGAGCCTTGACCTTTTATTTAAGTCCTCTAACAACCTTGTGGACTTTTGTAGCCTTTAGAAACAAATTAGAGTTGTTACAACCATAAAAACTAGCATTAAATGTAGTCTACAGCTTCGTTGTACCGGTAATAGTCTTGTATCGATAGAAGTCTTTCCAAAATATGACCTTCGGGCTTGTTTTATCGATAGAAGTTCTCATGTATCGCTACAACTCTAAGAGTTTCATTTGGTATCAGTAGAACCCATTAGAGTATCAGTAGAAGTGCAGGGGAGGCTGAACTTTGGctactattttgatttgttcTGGTAGAAGCCCTCTAATAACCTTGTGGACTTTTGTAGCCGTTAGAAACAAATTAGAGTTATTGTAGCCATAAAAGCTAGCATTAAATGCAGTCTACAGCTTTTTTGTACCGATAGAAGGGGTCTTGTGTCTGTAGAAGTCTTTCCAAAATATGACCATCAAGCTTGTTCTATCTGTAGAAGTTCTCCTGTATCAGTAGAACTCTGAGGGTTTCATTTGGTATCAATAGAACCTATTAGAGTATTGGTAGAAGTGCAGGGGAGGATGAACTTTGGCTACtattttgacttgttttggtAGAAGTCCTCAAGGTAATGGTAAAACTCTAGTGGTTTCAACTGGTATCGATAGAACCCAGTAGAGTATCGGTTGAAGTGCAGGAGGGGTTGAACTTTGGCCACTGTTTTGACTTGTTTCGATAGAAGTCCTCAAGGTATCAGTATTACTCTGGTTGTATCGATAGATCGAACCAGGGTATCAGTTGATTTCAAGGCCAAAACTTCCTTGCACACTGGAATGCGTTCTACTGATAGAAGTCCAGGTTGTATTGGTAGAAACCAGAGTTCTATAGAGTTCTACTGGTAGAATTCTGTAGATTTTTCAAGATCTTTTCATCTTGAGTTCTATCGATCCTTGTCTACCTAAGTATCGATAGAAGTCCTTTAAACTTCAAACACTCGTTAAAATCTAAGTTAATTGAAGactttttaacaatttatttttgtccaacattttgaaaataattttaaggacTTGTAAataagttttcaaatttaagtatgggattttaatattaattttgttatatcaaaatacttgaaaaactAAAGCTAACAATCTCCCCTTTTGAATATAACAAAAACGTTTTGAAAAAATTGCTAATCGCCCTATCTTagacaatattttcaaaataagctcttttttgagaaaaatattttagacctcatttcatttaaatttctaACTTAAGAATTTGGCTTTAAGattaagttgaaagaaattattttgatggaaattttacattttctccttttttgtaatataaaaaagaatacaTGCTTGAAAAACTAGGGGAATAATTGCGCAATATTTAAACATATGGAGacataagaataaaaaataaaaataaaagaaaaatgaagcaaCCAAAGGCAAACAAAAGAAACACAAATAATGGCAGTACATTTGAGATAGAAGCAACCAAAggcaa
This genomic window contains:
- the LOC105803937 gene encoding uncharacterized acetyltransferase At3g50280, with protein sequence MADVRFISSSIVQAANHSASSERIELTPWDLRFLQIGHIQKGLLFPKPKAPLQENDTENTLIHHLKTSLSHTLRYFPPLAGRLATTQHEDDTISFFIDCNNAGASFTHAVADGVTISDIIKPVYVPTIIHSFFPLNGLANFEGTRNPVLGIQVTDLADGIFIGCTINHVVVDGTSFWHFLNSWSEISKGSIHLSKPPVFQRWFPDDTDIPIRIPRSAVKLKQSNEELESILPGLKERVFHFSKENIAKLKAKANTEMGTNISSLQALLSHIWRSVIRNKRFDPNEETTYRVVVGVRPRLPELPDNYFGNAILGVLVTMKAKELLEQGTGNAAWTMNRKIATVTEESSKMFFESWTASPKFVTMITFKSNGLTTSSSPRFNMYGNDFGWGKPIAVRSGSGNKFEGKTTLFCGAEEGSIDIEVCLFPETMEALAIDEEIMDAVTL